In one Aeromicrobium erythreum genomic region, the following are encoded:
- a CDS encoding polymorphic toxin-type HINT domain-containing protein codes for MSRPFGRSAAFVSRAVSLALVVSLLPAMDLPALGATLSAPRVEAEHSVGEQKAKIRKTKLEDATAGASSGPARPSWPRPASGRVALRPGVSSDKIAQAVKVMGKGRAKGMVDVRVLDRSAATGAAIDGFMFTLTSPATPDGSVQGWSGNADVVVDVRAFAEAYGGHWAGRLRVVQLPDCVLTTPKKPKCSEGAPLGSVVNLERGTVTASLDSKQIAARDDRSELVGSSRKSAPSSTASPRSKSAASASGTTVYAVSAGASGSTGNYAASPLSPSSSWDVGEQTGAFSWAYPLRVPPSVAGPKPELGVNYSSGSVDGRTAGSNNQTSWLGEGQDLTTGFIERRYVSCSDDRTNGTNSTRKTGDLCWRSDNASMSFGGHSGEVVHDTAKGIWRLKTDDGSRLEHLTGATNGDNDGEYWKLTTPDGTQYFFGRGKRYADDTAAPSSTLTVPVFGNQSGEPCYNSTFANASCKQAWRWNLDYVVDPRGNTMTYYYTKESNNYGRNLNTAVSSYDRAGYLSRIDYGQRAGSEATTKAPAQVTFQVAERCIPTSSFDCAASKLTSANATYWPDTPSDLLCSSTTSCPDNQSPAFFTRKRLVGVTTQVLEADAYTAVDGWAFEQTFPESDTNNRDLWLKSIQHTGKVGGSISMPKVEFNGIDMPNRVDALGDGAPAMVKYRVSSIKSESGGTLAVNYSGKDCSPSSLPASKDNNTRMCFPVYYTKDGADSPTINWFHKYRVTGIVESDNIGNSDTVETSYQYLDAPAWHYDDDEITPPKEKTWSDFRGFGRVAVIRGKSGSTRTYQETLFLRGMDGDKLANGGTRSVEVADSSGGTIVDRDPFNGYAREVITRNGVDGALISKTLNTPWLSPVTATEGPDEARIHNTAVATTTEPKAGGGNRVTEVRTSFDGYGMPEQEWDRADLSTTADDECTTTSYIRNTGSWILDPVKDEQTVSVPCGTSATLPTDLVSGARMYYDGATSTTTAPTKGALTKVDRAVESADGTGISYVASQQNAYDGYGRVTKVTDAEGHSSTTAYSPTTGLPTSVTVTNQLDQASTSTLNRYWGTATAEVDPAGGRTDLTYDALGRLSEAWFPGRSKADGKSANAKFSYSVSQTEPSYARTQRLMATGSYLSSYQIYDGLLRPRQTQVPAAGADGGRVITETKYDSRGLATISIDPYFNSSAVSGTLFTPLETELPGLTKSTFDGAGRETRSDFVVEDVTRWSVLTSYDGAGQVSVTPVEGAIPTTQISDAKGRVVELRRYKGATPTGAFESMKYGYDSRGNMSSATDPANRTWSYQYDLAGNKVKSIDPDAGTSQTTYDKLGHPVTETDANGKVTFSAYDVLGRQTELRDTNASGALRAKWVYDTVQKGQLTSATRYDNGNAYVQEITGYDVAGRPTGTKTTIPASEGALAGSYSTAATFNIDGSPKTLALPDVPGLPTETLRYGYDAFGNEKTLAGQGSYVNGTDYTPYGEVSRMSSAIVLNSTVWRTTEYETGTRRVTRQTVRRQSQTTDDVDANYSYDDAGNVTSIADVAGGSAVDRQCFDYDWQRRLTEAWTTTGSSCTSPSASLMGADPSAYWSSYAYDADGNRKTDVQHAASGTDTTRTYAYATNKPHALESVTSSAGADESQTFTYDDSGNLLTRKDGSAAAEKFEWDVEGKLKSFTSIGGAKSTYVYDADGERLIKREPDATTLYVDGAEVRLPKDSTTATSTRYYEHAGQVVAMRVAGRVMFLASDLQGTTTVQIDGTDLSIVKRRQAPFGDVRGSNAGYVGERGFVGSVSDSATNLQHMGAREYDPQNGRFISVDPIVDLTDPTQMNGYAYSNHSPVTFSDPSGEFLEGLASLGKELGDLASGGGSRSSGGSGKAARGGQQSGATATSYANQVQTATQQYQKAKAKVIKIVKKFGKIVMEELGIKAGLDCLTKGDLGACGEAAVNALMSAATGMAGKLIAKYGAPWKWKKGYALGKTLVKLGDEGVDAIGDMIAANKKLNHLVDIGETGAKMCSFSGTTTVLMGDGSKKPIKKVKVGDKVIASDPETGEQAAKTVEAVWKHQDTLTDLVVGGRVLTTTEDHPFWSVTDRKFERADELARGEKVLTADGQTKTVKGLRPSTAREGAAYNLTVADIHTYHVGDEDILVHNSCGDDLGVVYLRKDANGSADYVGQSKSEVRFEARQGEHASAHPDADFSYEILGRADPGVPLSRMEQFNIAKRGGPTNRSNPNGGLANKRNQMSKKNYEAAGGDLE; via the coding sequence ATGTCCAGACCTTTCGGCCGCAGTGCGGCCTTCGTCAGTCGCGCAGTGTCGCTTGCTCTTGTCGTTTCGCTTCTCCCGGCGATGGACTTGCCAGCGCTGGGCGCCACGCTTTCTGCGCCGAGGGTTGAAGCCGAGCACTCGGTGGGCGAGCAGAAGGCGAAGATCAGGAAGACGAAGCTCGAGGATGCAACTGCGGGTGCGTCGTCAGGGCCTGCTCGTCCGAGCTGGCCGCGTCCGGCGTCAGGGCGTGTAGCGCTACGCCCGGGTGTCTCGTCCGACAAGATCGCCCAGGCTGTGAAAGTCATGGGCAAGGGTCGCGCCAAGGGCATGGTGGACGTCAGAGTGCTCGATCGCTCGGCGGCTACCGGCGCAGCTATCGACGGCTTCATGTTCACGCTCACCTCCCCTGCGACTCCCGACGGCTCTGTCCAGGGATGGTCGGGCAACGCTGACGTCGTCGTAGACGTGAGGGCCTTCGCCGAGGCCTACGGCGGTCACTGGGCCGGTCGACTGCGAGTCGTCCAGCTGCCGGACTGTGTCTTGACGACACCAAAGAAGCCCAAGTGCTCCGAAGGAGCACCGCTCGGTTCCGTCGTGAACCTCGAGCGAGGAACGGTGACGGCCTCACTCGACTCCAAGCAGATCGCCGCTCGCGACGATAGAAGTGAGCTCGTCGGCTCGTCACGAAAGTCTGCACCCTCGTCGACGGCTTCCCCGCGGTCGAAGTCAGCAGCGAGCGCGAGTGGCACGACCGTCTACGCCGTCAGCGCTGGCGCCTCGGGCTCGACGGGGAACTACGCCGCCAGCCCGCTCTCGCCGTCGTCCTCGTGGGATGTCGGCGAGCAGACGGGCGCGTTCAGCTGGGCCTACCCATTGCGCGTCCCGCCGTCGGTTGCCGGGCCGAAGCCTGAACTCGGCGTCAACTACTCATCGGGTTCGGTCGACGGACGTACGGCGGGCAGCAACAACCAGACGTCCTGGCTCGGTGAGGGTCAGGACCTGACGACTGGTTTCATCGAGCGACGCTACGTGTCTTGTAGCGATGACCGGACGAACGGCACCAACAGCACCCGCAAGACGGGTGACCTGTGTTGGCGATCCGACAACGCATCGATGTCCTTCGGTGGACACTCCGGCGAGGTCGTCCACGACACGGCCAAGGGGATCTGGCGGCTGAAGACCGACGACGGCTCACGTCTCGAACACCTCACCGGAGCCACGAACGGCGACAACGACGGTGAGTACTGGAAGCTGACCACCCCTGACGGAACGCAGTACTTCTTCGGCCGCGGGAAGCGCTACGCCGACGACACTGCCGCGCCGAGCTCGACGTTGACGGTGCCGGTGTTCGGTAACCAGAGCGGCGAACCGTGCTACAACAGCACCTTCGCGAACGCATCGTGCAAACAGGCGTGGCGCTGGAACCTCGACTACGTGGTCGACCCGCGTGGCAACACGATGACGTACTACTACACCAAGGAGAGCAACAACTACGGCCGCAACTTGAACACTGCCGTCTCGTCCTACGACCGCGCGGGATATCTGAGTCGGATCGACTACGGACAGCGTGCTGGGAGCGAGGCCACCACCAAGGCTCCAGCCCAGGTGACGTTCCAGGTCGCAGAACGATGCATCCCGACGTCCAGCTTCGACTGCGCAGCGAGCAAGCTCACGAGCGCTAATGCGACCTACTGGCCGGACACACCGTCCGACCTCCTGTGCTCGAGCACAACGAGCTGCCCGGACAACCAGAGTCCGGCGTTCTTCACGCGCAAGCGACTCGTAGGCGTGACGACGCAGGTGCTCGAAGCCGATGCCTACACCGCGGTGGACGGTTGGGCGTTCGAGCAGACGTTCCCTGAATCCGACACGAACAACCGCGACCTCTGGCTCAAATCGATCCAGCACACGGGCAAGGTGGGCGGTTCGATCTCGATGCCGAAGGTCGAGTTCAACGGGATCGACATGCCGAACCGTGTCGACGCGCTCGGCGACGGTGCGCCCGCGATGGTGAAGTATCGCGTCAGCTCGATCAAGTCGGAGTCCGGTGGAACGCTCGCGGTCAATTACTCAGGAAAAGACTGCTCGCCGAGCAGCCTGCCTGCGTCCAAGGACAACAACACCCGCATGTGTTTCCCGGTCTACTACACGAAGGACGGCGCAGACTCACCGACGATCAATTGGTTCCACAAGTATCGCGTGACCGGCATCGTCGAGAGCGACAACATCGGGAACTCCGACACAGTCGAGACGAGCTACCAGTACCTGGACGCGCCGGCCTGGCACTACGACGACGACGAGATCACTCCGCCCAAGGAAAAGACGTGGAGTGACTTCCGAGGCTTTGGTCGAGTGGCTGTAATCCGCGGCAAGTCAGGTTCGACGCGCACCTACCAGGAGACCTTGTTCCTCCGTGGCATGGACGGAGACAAGCTCGCCAATGGCGGGACGCGAAGCGTCGAGGTAGCCGACTCCAGCGGCGGGACGATCGTCGATCGAGACCCCTTCAACGGCTACGCCCGAGAAGTGATCACGCGCAACGGCGTCGATGGTGCTCTGATCAGCAAGACCCTCAACACGCCTTGGCTCAGCCCGGTGACGGCCACCGAGGGACCCGACGAAGCGCGGATCCACAACACGGCCGTTGCGACCACCACGGAGCCCAAGGCGGGCGGCGGGAATCGCGTCACCGAGGTGCGTACGAGCTTCGACGGCTACGGGATGCCAGAGCAGGAGTGGGACCGGGCCGATCTGTCCACCACCGCCGACGACGAGTGCACCACGACCAGCTACATCAGGAACACAGGCTCGTGGATCCTCGATCCTGTCAAGGACGAACAAACCGTGTCGGTGCCGTGTGGCACGTCCGCCACGTTGCCGACCGATCTCGTCAGCGGTGCTCGGATGTACTACGACGGCGCGACATCGACGACGACGGCACCGACGAAGGGCGCGCTGACGAAGGTCGATCGGGCCGTCGAATCCGCTGACGGTACGGGGATCAGTTACGTCGCGTCCCAGCAGAACGCGTACGACGGCTACGGTCGAGTCACGAAGGTCACCGATGCTGAAGGGCACAGCTCGACCACGGCCTACAGCCCCACGACAGGCCTGCCGACCAGTGTCACTGTCACCAACCAGCTGGACCAAGCCAGCACGTCGACGCTGAATCGGTACTGGGGAACAGCCACAGCCGAGGTCGACCCGGCCGGCGGACGCACAGACCTGACGTACGACGCGTTGGGTCGACTGAGCGAGGCGTGGTTCCCTGGCCGGAGCAAGGCCGATGGCAAGAGTGCCAACGCGAAGTTCAGCTACAGCGTCTCCCAGACGGAGCCCTCGTACGCAAGAACACAGCGGCTGATGGCAACGGGAAGCTATCTGTCCAGCTACCAGATCTACGACGGCCTGCTCCGGCCTCGTCAGACGCAGGTCCCCGCCGCGGGAGCCGACGGTGGACGGGTCATCACCGAGACCAAGTACGACTCCCGTGGCTTGGCGACCATCTCGATCGATCCGTACTTCAACAGCAGTGCGGTATCCGGAACCTTGTTCACGCCGCTCGAGACAGAGCTTCCGGGCCTCACGAAGTCGACGTTCGACGGTGCCGGTCGAGAGACCAGGTCTGACTTCGTGGTCGAGGACGTCACGAGATGGTCCGTGCTGACGAGCTACGACGGAGCTGGACAGGTCAGCGTGACGCCAGTCGAGGGTGCCATTCCGACCACGCAGATCAGTGACGCCAAGGGCCGGGTTGTCGAGCTGCGCCGCTACAAGGGCGCGACACCGACGGGTGCGTTCGAGTCGATGAAGTACGGCTACGACAGCCGCGGCAACATGAGCTCCGCAACCGACCCGGCCAACCGTACCTGGAGCTATCAGTACGACCTGGCGGGGAACAAGGTAAAGAGCATCGACCCAGACGCCGGGACGAGCCAGACGACCTACGACAAGCTCGGCCACCCCGTGACCGAGACCGACGCCAACGGCAAGGTGACCTTCTCGGCCTACGACGTGCTCGGCCGCCAGACAGAACTGCGCGACACCAATGCGAGTGGCGCGCTGCGAGCCAAGTGGGTCTACGACACGGTCCAGAAGGGCCAGCTGACGTCCGCCACCCGTTACGACAACGGCAACGCCTACGTCCAGGAGATCACGGGTTACGACGTGGCCGGCCGGCCCACCGGGACCAAGACGACGATCCCGGCGTCGGAAGGTGCCTTGGCCGGGTCGTACTCGACCGCCGCGACGTTCAACATCGATGGAAGTCCGAAGACTCTGGCACTTCCGGACGTGCCGGGGCTGCCGACCGAGACGCTCCGATACGGGTACGACGCTTTCGGCAACGAGAAGACCCTCGCGGGGCAGGGCTCGTACGTCAACGGGACCGACTACACGCCGTACGGCGAGGTGTCGAGGATGTCGAGCGCGATCGTCCTCAACAGCACGGTCTGGCGCACGACTGAGTACGAGACCGGCACGCGACGAGTGACTCGCCAGACAGTACGACGTCAGTCGCAGACGACCGACGATGTCGATGCCAACTACTCCTACGACGACGCCGGAAATGTCACATCGATAGCCGATGTAGCGGGCGGCAGTGCAGTCGATCGCCAGTGCTTCGACTACGACTGGCAGCGTCGGTTGACCGAGGCGTGGACGACGACGGGCTCCTCGTGCACGAGTCCCTCCGCAAGCTTGATGGGCGCGGATCCCTCGGCCTATTGGAGCAGCTATGCCTACGACGCTGACGGCAACCGCAAGACCGATGTCCAGCATGCTGCATCGGGTACCGACACCACCCGTACCTACGCGTATGCGACGAACAAGCCGCACGCCCTGGAGTCGGTGACAAGCAGTGCGGGAGCGGATGAGTCGCAGACCTTCACCTACGACGATTCAGGCAACCTGCTGACTCGCAAGGACGGTTCAGCGGCGGCAGAGAAGTTCGAGTGGGACGTCGAGGGCAAGCTGAAGTCGTTCACCAGCATCGGTGGAGCGAAGTCGACGTACGTGTATGACGCGGACGGTGAACGGCTGATCAAGCGTGAGCCGGACGCAACCACCCTGTACGTGGATGGTGCGGAGGTGCGGCTGCCGAAGGACTCGACGACCGCCACCTCGACTCGCTACTACGAGCATGCCGGCCAAGTCGTCGCGATGCGTGTCGCTGGCAGAGTCATGTTCCTGGCGTCGGATCTGCAGGGCACGACCACGGTCCAGATCGACGGCACGGATCTGTCGATCGTCAAACGTCGCCAGGCGCCGTTCGGCGACGTGCGCGGTTCGAACGCGGGGTACGTGGGTGAGCGCGGGTTCGTCGGGTCGGTGAGTGACTCGGCGACGAATCTGCAACACATGGGTGCTCGCGAGTACGACCCACAGAACGGTCGATTCATCAGCGTCGACCCGATCGTGGATCTCACGGACCCGACGCAGATGAACGGGTACGCGTACAGCAACCACTCGCCGGTGACCTTTTCCGACCCGTCGGGTGAGTTCCTGGAGGGTCTGGCTTCCCTCGGCAAGGAGCTCGGCGACCTCGCGTCGGGTGGAGGTTCGAGGTCTTCCGGAGGTTCAGGCAAGGCCGCCCGGGGGGGACAGCAGTCTGGCGCGACCGCTACGTCGTACGCGAACCAGGTGCAGACCGCCACGCAGCAGTATCAGAAGGCCAAGGCGAAGGTCATCAAGATCGTCAAGAAGTTCGGCAAGATCGTGATGGAAGAGCTCGGCATCAAGGCGGGACTTGATTGCCTCACGAAGGGCGACCTCGGCGCCTGCGGTGAAGCTGCGGTCAACGCCTTGATGTCGGCCGCTACCGGCATGGCGGGCAAGCTGATCGCGAAGTATGGCGCGCCGTGGAAATGGAAGAAGGGCTATGCCCTCGGCAAGACCTTGGTCAAGCTCGGTGATGAGGGCGTTGACGCGATCGGCGACATGATCGCCGCCAACAAGAAGCTCAACCACCTGGTGGACATCGGTGAAACCGGGGCGAAGATGTGCTCGTTCTCCGGTACCACGACCGTGTTGATGGGTGACGGCTCGAAGAAACCCATCAAGAAGGTCAAGGTCGGTGACAAGGTCATCGCGAGCGATCCGGAGACGGGTGAACAAGCGGCGAAAACCGTCGAGGCGGTGTGGAAACATCAGGACACGCTGACTGATCTTGTGGTGGGTGGTCGAGTGTTGACCACCACGGAGGACCATCCATTCTGGTCGGTCACCGATCGCAAGTTCGAACGCGCCGATGAACTCGCCCGAGGCGAGAAGGTTCTGACCGCTGATGGCCAAACAAAAACCGTGAAAGGATTGCGGCCGTCAACAGCTCGTGAAGGCGCCGCATACAACCTGACGGTCGCCGACATCCACACCTACCACGTGGGCGATGAAGATATCCTTGTTCACAACTCGTGTGGTGACGATCTCGGCGTCGTGTACCTCCGCAAAGATGCGAATGGAAGCGCGGATTACGTGGGACAATCGAAAAGCGAAGTCCGGTTTGAAGCTCGTCAAGGTGAGCACGCGAGCGCGCACCCCGACGCAGACTTCTCGTACGAGATCCTTGGACGTGCCGATCCGGGAGTGCCTCTCAGTCGTATGGAGCAGTTCAATATCGCTAAGCGTGGTGGTCCGACTAACCGGTCTAATCCGAATGGCGGGCTGGCGAACAAGCGGAACCAAATGAGCAAAAAGAACTACGAGGCAGCAGGGGGTGATCTCGAATGA
- a CDS encoding metallophosphoesterase, whose amino-acid sequence MRATVAVPLGLVGAGAAGVGYGWLEARWFALRHVSVPVLAPGADPLTILHLSDAHLTPSQGRKRDWLRGLADLEPDLVVSTGDHLAHHDAVPPLLESYGELLERPGVFVFGSNDYFAPVPKNPLRYLVGGTGTQAGGSWNREPTLPFEELRSGLVGSGWLDLNNTTGHLDVGGRTLAFAGVDDPHLELDDLDAIPPAAELGPDAELAVAVAHAPYLRVLDRASSQGYPLVLAGHTHGGQLCVPFYGALATNCDLDRRRAKGLSTHQAVGSEPSWLHVSGGLGTSPFAPVRFACRPEATLLTLTGVDSSRSSSR is encoded by the coding sequence ATGAGGGCGACGGTGGCGGTACCGCTGGGGCTGGTCGGTGCGGGCGCAGCCGGTGTGGGCTACGGCTGGCTGGAGGCGCGCTGGTTCGCGCTGCGGCACGTGTCGGTGCCGGTCCTGGCGCCGGGCGCCGACCCGCTGACGATCCTGCACCTGTCCGACGCGCACCTGACGCCGAGCCAGGGACGCAAGCGCGACTGGCTGCGCGGTCTGGCCGACCTCGAGCCCGACCTGGTCGTCAGCACCGGCGACCACCTGGCCCACCACGACGCGGTGCCGCCGCTGCTGGAGTCCTACGGCGAGCTGCTCGAGCGGCCCGGCGTCTTCGTGTTCGGCTCGAACGACTACTTCGCGCCGGTGCCGAAGAACCCGCTGCGCTACCTCGTCGGCGGCACGGGCACCCAGGCGGGCGGTTCGTGGAACCGGGAGCCGACGCTGCCGTTCGAGGAGCTGCGCTCGGGGCTCGTCGGCTCCGGCTGGCTCGACCTGAACAACACCACGGGCCACCTCGACGTCGGCGGACGCACCCTCGCGTTCGCGGGTGTGGACGACCCACACCTCGAGCTCGACGACCTCGACGCGATCCCGCCGGCGGCCGAGCTCGGCCCCGACGCCGAGCTCGCGGTGGCGGTGGCCCACGCGCCGTACCTGCGCGTGCTCGACCGCGCGTCGAGCCAGGGCTACCCGCTCGTGCTGGCCGGCCACACCCACGGCGGTCAGCTGTGCGTCCCGTTCTACGGTGCGCTCGCGACCAACTGCGACCTCGACCGCCGACGCGCGAAGGGCCTCAGCACGCACCAGGCCGTCGGCTCCGAACCCTCCTGGCTGCACGTGTCCGGCGGGCTCGGCACGTCGCCCTTCGCCCCCGTGCGGTTCGCGTGCCGACCCGAGGCCACCCTGCTCACCCTGACTGGGGTAGACTCGTCGAGGTCGTCCTCCCGCTGA
- a CDS encoding GatB/YqeY domain-containing protein — protein sequence MAALKDRLRTDLTAAMKARDSLRAGTLRMVLTAVTNAEVAGKQARELSDDDVLGVLTSEAKKRREAAEAFDAGQRPELAQKERDEAAILAEYLPEQLTAEEVRELVTATIDQLGVAGDGMKAMGRVMGALQPQVKGRADGGVVAAEVKKALGA from the coding sequence ATGGCAGCGCTCAAGGACCGACTCCGAACCGACCTCACCGCCGCGATGAAGGCCCGCGACTCCCTGCGCGCCGGCACGCTGCGCATGGTGCTCACGGCCGTCACCAACGCCGAGGTGGCCGGGAAGCAGGCGCGCGAGCTGAGCGACGACGACGTCCTCGGTGTGCTCACCTCCGAGGCCAAGAAGCGTCGCGAGGCCGCTGAGGCGTTCGACGCCGGCCAGCGTCCGGAGCTGGCGCAGAAGGAGCGCGACGAGGCCGCGATCCTCGCCGAGTACCTGCCCGAGCAGCTCACCGCCGAGGAGGTCCGCGAGCTCGTGACGGCCACCATCGACCAGCTCGGCGTGGCCGGCGACGGCATGAAGGCGATGGGCCGCGTCATGGGCGCGCTGCAGCCGCAGGTCAAGGGTCGCGCCGACGGTGGCGTCGTGGCGGCCGAGGTGAAGAAGGCGCTCGGCGCCTGA
- a CDS encoding transglycosylase domain-containing protein, producing MPWDDLTDNVRRIAQTPPRTSSRASLIGTMIVLAVAAGVLSAAVVIPGTAFFAATANDVTRDVVDLPLELDDAPNPQTTRLYAADGSLLAYFYEENRQDVPLDSIAKTMQEAIVSIEDNRFYEHGALDLKGTLRALVNNASDGQTQGGSTITQQLVKLSLVQQATTREQIKAATEKSTARKVRELKLAIKYEEEHSKKDILERYLNIAYFGDSAYGINAAAYHYFSVPPEKLSVKQAATLAGLVKNPEQFNPRIYPERALQRRNTVIQVMATQGKISQAEADKLIASPLDLKLTRFPNGCVESVAAFSCDYIRQYLLEDEALGKTVDERRTLLEKGGLTIKSTIDVRMQKAINAAVTKRVGARDRAVGSMALVEPGTGNVRGVAQSRPMGRDEKRGQTFLNFSVPTEFGQSSGFQGGSTFKMFTTVAALKSGIPVGKTYNSPQSMTMPAGTYFDCQGRGVGAWPLKNSTGQGTFNMYTGLRRSVNTYFSQLERDAGLCNTVKAARDMGIKVPERDVVGPFTLGSTYVSTLEMAAAYATAASGGTYCTPRPVDEILSANGEVLKKYPDSCKRVMSREVAAQVNDILRGVQQPGGFGFQNGTALNIDSAAKTGTTNSAQSVWYVGYTPTLSAAAMISGVNSADNPASLVGVTLNGVPVNFSQAGGSSLSGPMWKDAMGVIQTYLPARTFDAPPQRQPAAAPPAAATGGTQRGGDQPRDAQPRGGNRGGGDQARGGGNGGDRPGR from the coding sequence ATGCCTTGGGACGACCTCACCGACAACGTCCGGCGTATCGCCCAGACACCGCCGCGCACGTCCAGCCGTGCCTCGCTGATCGGCACGATGATCGTGCTGGCCGTGGCCGCCGGCGTGCTCTCCGCCGCCGTGGTCATCCCCGGCACCGCCTTCTTCGCGGCCACGGCCAACGACGTCACGCGCGACGTCGTCGACCTGCCGCTCGAGCTCGACGACGCGCCGAACCCGCAGACCACACGGCTGTACGCGGCCGACGGCAGCCTCCTGGCGTACTTCTACGAGGAGAACCGCCAGGACGTGCCCCTCGACAGCATCGCCAAGACGATGCAGGAGGCGATCGTCTCGATCGAGGACAACCGCTTCTACGAGCACGGGGCACTCGACCTCAAGGGCACGCTGCGCGCCCTCGTCAACAACGCCTCCGACGGCCAGACCCAGGGTGGCTCGACCATCACGCAGCAGCTGGTGAAGCTGTCGCTGGTGCAGCAGGCCACCACGCGCGAGCAGATCAAGGCCGCCACCGAGAAGTCGACGGCCCGCAAGGTGCGTGAGCTCAAGCTCGCCATCAAGTACGAGGAGGAGCACTCCAAGAAGGACATCCTGGAGCGCTACCTCAACATCGCCTACTTCGGCGACAGCGCGTACGGCATCAACGCCGCCGCCTACCACTACTTCTCGGTCCCGCCGGAGAAGCTGTCGGTCAAGCAGGCCGCCACGCTGGCCGGCCTCGTGAAGAACCCCGAGCAGTTCAACCCGCGCATCTACCCCGAGCGGGCGCTCCAGCGCCGCAACACGGTCATCCAGGTCATGGCGACGCAGGGCAAGATCAGCCAGGCCGAGGCTGACAAGCTGATCGCCTCGCCGCTCGACCTCAAGCTCACGCGCTTCCCGAACGGCTGCGTCGAGTCCGTCGCCGCGTTCTCGTGCGACTACATCCGTCAGTACCTCCTCGAGGACGAGGCGCTCGGCAAGACCGTCGACGAGCGCCGCACGCTGCTCGAGAAGGGCGGCCTGACCATCAAGTCGACCATCGACGTGCGCATGCAGAAGGCCATCAACGCGGCCGTCACGAAGCGGGTCGGCGCGCGTGACCGCGCGGTCGGCTCGATGGCGCTGGTCGAGCCCGGCACGGGCAACGTCCGCGGCGTCGCGCAGTCGCGACCGATGGGTCGCGACGAGAAGCGCGGACAGACGTTCCTGAACTTCTCGGTGCCGACGGAGTTCGGCCAGTCCAGCGGCTTCCAGGGCGGGTCGACGTTCAAGATGTTCACGACCGTGGCCGCGCTCAAGAGCGGCATCCCGGTCGGGAAGACCTACAACTCGCCGCAGTCGATGACGATGCCCGCCGGCACCTACTTCGACTGCCAGGGTCGCGGCGTCGGCGCCTGGCCGCTCAAGAACTCGACGGGCCAGGGCACGTTCAACATGTACACGGGCCTGCGTCGGTCGGTGAACACCTACTTCTCCCAGCTCGAGCGTGACGCAGGCCTGTGCAACACGGTGAAGGCCGCCCGCGACATGGGCATCAAGGTGCCCGAGCGCGACGTCGTCGGCCCCTTCACCCTCGGCTCGACCTACGTCAGCACCCTGGAGATGGCCGCCGCCTACGCCACCGCGGCGTCCGGCGGCACCTACTGCACGCCGCGCCCGGTCGATGAGATCCTCAGCGCGAACGGCGAGGTGCTGAAGAAGTACCCCGACAGCTGCAAGCGCGTCATGAGCCGCGAGGTCGCGGCCCAGGTCAACGACATCCTCCGGGGTGTGCAGCAGCCGGGCGGCTTCGGCTTCCAGAACGGCACCGCGCTGAACATCGACTCGGCCGCCAAGACCGGTACGACGAACAGCGCGCAGTCCGTCTGGTACGTCGGCTACACCCCGACGCTCTCGGCCGCGGCGATGATCTCCGGCGTCAACAGCGCCGACAACCCGGCCAGCCTGGTGGGCGTGACGCTGAACGGCGTGCCCGTCAACTTCTCGCAGGCCGGCGGTTCGTCGCTGTCGGGCCCGATGTGGAAGGACGCCATGGGCGTCATCCAGACCTACCTGCCGGCGCGCACGTTCGACGCACCGCCGCAGCGCCAGCCCGCAGCCGCCCCGCCAGCGGCCGCGACGGGCGGCACCCAGCGCGGCGGCGACCAGCCCCGCGATGCCCAGCCGCGCGGCGGCAACCGTGGCGGCGGCGACCAGGCCCGCGGCGGCGGCAATGGGGGCGACCGCCCCGGTCGCTGA
- a CDS encoding WhiB family transcriptional regulator has product MGWNENWAGQAACRGKSDALFVKGAEQNRAKQVCGSCNVRAECLAEALDNRIEWGVWGGMTERERRALLRRRPNVAAWRSVLQTA; this is encoded by the coding sequence ATGGGGTGGAACGAGAACTGGGCGGGTCAAGCCGCCTGCCGTGGCAAGTCCGACGCGCTGTTCGTCAAGGGCGCCGAGCAGAACCGCGCCAAGCAGGTCTGCGGTTCGTGCAACGTCCGGGCCGAGTGCCTGGCCGAGGCGCTCGACAACCGCATCGAGTGGGGCGTCTGGGGCGGCATGACGGAGCGCGAGCGTCGCGCCCTGCTGCGTCGTCGCCCGAACGTGGCTGCCTGGCGCAGCGTCCTGCAGACCGCCTGA